Proteins from a genomic interval of Lolium perenne isolate Kyuss_39 chromosome 1, Kyuss_2.0, whole genome shotgun sequence:
- the LOC139832201 gene encoding uncharacterized protein, with protein MPRIRMRQSVLKFLVQAFDLKTSTFGLNEGKDHISLGGKEIYALFGLEDKGLNAVAIIAQEGKEAQGRIPPEWLDPSTENLLIDDLILDVELRGASDDDFVRKAMMVLLATVIAPYSNKVISKPMYALVEDLDRARKINWNSFTLEYTLEGIRQCKGGRVMRQWPKGNMAALQYMYWEKVQPPGAPAFNPLVCMYPLMKNWTEVEGKKRDASDAQYGRGKGNIDNDITAEHRLSKINTANSVGRKTSVSRKATKTPAKNPPYMEQLLERVNRMAGELTLVRKQIATIADLCAERVIAKLNQEGIIYRRENKGTSEGDKESESSQKGVYPSKYFTSVQKDEDADDEDVDEDELDNANGSTPAPPVARKLMTDDPQPSVLFNCSKGDKKDPIKITNDVPARSSSSLSSSAFVSAKPNEPQKQKRMPSAKVRSPYLSEKMANKRQFRDDKNSEGNFHSLDALLQVNDLTEDHVEVAVSLVKELSKCSRRRNKKVYSSEGLVLTAHHVAPIITHDWLMGDVINAYVRHLSSRVPDDRVMSTTWRSTHLIEGRTRGRDVFPPGHHQIEIEKNRAIHRCMDEYFHKPKYYLAVNVNGNHWVTVVMHVPKKEFQVLDSLYVLRSYIHIIEALRTELAYDIAKADHGFPDPSNWPIKQYKMPRQKDG; from the exons ATGCCAAGGATAAGGATGCGGCAGTCTGTGCTGAAGTTTCTAGTGCAAGCTTTTGATCTTAAAACAAGTACATTTGGGTTAAATGAGGGAAAGGACCATATTTCCCTAGGAGGCAAAGAAATCTACGCATTATTTGGTTTAGAAGACAAAGGTTTAAACGCTGTGGCCATAATTGCTCAAGAAGGCAAAGAAGCGCAGGGACGGATACCACCTGAGTGGCTCGATCCGTCAACAGAGAATCTCTTAATTGATGATTTAATATTGGATGTTGAGCTTCGTGGTGCCTCGGATGACGATTTTGTACGCAAGGCCATGATGGTGCTTCTCGCCACAGTAATTGCACCGTACTCTAATAAGGTAATTTCGAAGCCGATGTATGCATTGGTAGAAGACCTCGATCGAGCTAGGAAGATAAACTGGAACTCATTCACTCTGGAGTACACCTTGGAGGGCATAAGGCAGTGTAAAGGTGGACGCGTAATGAGGCAGTGGCCAAAAGGAAACATGGCGGCATTACAG TACATGTATTGGGAGAAGGTGCAACCTCCTGGTGCACCAGCCTTTAACCCATTGGTATGTATGTACCCATTGATGAAGAACTGGACCGAAGTAGAAGGGAAGAAGAGAGACGCCTCCGACGCGCAATATGGCCGTGGGAAGGGAAAT ATTGACAACGATATTACTGCGGAGCATAGACTCTCAAAAATAAACACAGCAAATAGTGTTGGGAGAAAAACATCTGTTTCAAGGAAGGCCACAAAAACTCCTGCGAAAAACCCCCCTTACATGGAGCAACTTTTGGAAAGGGTTAATCGCATGGCTGGGGAGCTTACTCTTGTCCGTAAGCAGATTGCAACTATAGCAGACTTATGCGCAGAG AGAGTTATTGCAAAGTTAAATCAGGAGGGGATCATTTATAGACGTGAGAACAAAGGCACGTCTGAAGGGGACAAGGAAAGCGAGAGCAGCCAGAAGGGAGTTTATCCATCAAAGTACTTCACATCAGTTCAGAAGGACGAGGATGCTGACGAcgaggatgttgacgaggacgagCTAGACAATGCAAATGGCAGCACACCTGCACCACCTGTTGCACGCAAATTAATGACCGATGATCCTCAACCATCTGTACTGTTTAATTGCAGCAAGGGTGACAAAAAAGATCCTATCAAAATTACAAATGATGTTCCCGCTCGATCGTCATCCTCATTATCGTCTTCAGCATTTGTATCTGCAAAGCCAAATGAACCTCAGAAGCAGAAGCGCATGCCATCCGCAAAGGTCCGGTCCCCTTACTTGTCTGAAAAAATGGCAAACAAGCGTCAATTCCGAGATGACAAAAATTCTGAGG GTAACTTCCATTCACTAGATGCACTACTTCAGGTAAATGATTTGACTGAAGATCACGTCGAAGTTGCCGTGTCACTTGTAAAAGAACTATCAAAGTGCTCCCGACGCCGCAACAAAAAAGTTTACAGTTCTGAAGGACTCGTGCTGACTGCCCACCATGTTGCACCTATTATAACCCATGACTGGTTGATGGGTGAT GTCATCAATGCTTATGTGCGACACTTGTCTAGTCGTGTTCCAGATGATCGTGTCATGTCCACCACATGGAGGTCGACGCATCTCATAGAAGGGAGGACGAGGGGTAGAGATGTTTTTCCACCCGGCCACCACCAGATCGAAATAGAGAAGAATCGAGCCATTCACAGATGCATGGACGAGTATTTCCATAAACCGAAG TACTATCTCGCTGTAAACGTTAATGGCAATCATTGGGTCACCGTCGTGATGCATGTACCCAAGAAGGAATTTCAAGTATTAGATTCCCTCTATGTTCTTCGCAGTTACATACATATCATTGAAGCATTG AGAACCGAACTTGCTTATGACATAGCAAAAGCAGATCATGGTTTTCCTGATCCTTCAAACTGGCCTATAAAACAATACAAAATGCCAAGACAAAAGGATGGGTGA